The following is a genomic window from Caproiciproducens sp. CPB-2.
GACGGAGGACGGCAGCGCCAGATGCCGTTTTAATTCCGCGATGCATTCTTTCCACATGCCCTTGTACATATATTCCCGTCCAAGGTAATACGCCACGCGGTCGTCCTGAGGCGTTTCCTTCGCCGCAAGCTCCAGCAGAGGCAGATAGGACCCCCTGGATTTTGCGGCGTCCGGGTAGTGATTCAGCTCCATTCCGGTAATGTAGATGATTTTTTCCGGCCCGGCGCCGACATATTTCAGGCACTCGTGAACGGGATAAGCCCATTGATAGCTGTGCCTGTCATGGATTTTGAAGTAGCTGAACTGCACGTCGGGCGTACCGTCCTCTTTCAGGCTCCAGTTGTAAAGGTATTTTCCCATGGTGGTGCCGGGCTGCCACGATTTTTCCACACAGTCGCGCCATCCCTTGGTAAATACTTCGTCAAGATCGGTGCATACGCAGATATCGGCGTCCTCGGGAACATGGCCGAGGGACAGGTTCCGTGCCACGTCGAACCGCCACGGCTTTATTTCTTCCGTGCAGACCACCGCGCCGCGCTCCCTCAATTTTTCAACGGTGCCGTCGGTGGAGCCCGTGTCCGTCACAACGATCACGTCCGCCTCCCCCATGGAATCCATCCAGCGGTCGACAAACTTTTCCTCATTCTTACAGATCGCATACACGCAAATTCGATACTTTTTCAAAAGATCACCTCAAACCTTCGGGTCCGGCTGCGCATCGGGAAGCTTCAGCTTAATCAGTTCCAGGTTCTTTTTCAGGCGCTCGTCGTCCGGCTGCAGTTCGCACGCCCGGGTAGCATAATCGCAGGATAACCGGTACAGTCCCAGCCGGTAGGCGCTGATCGCCCCAAGGTCGTACAGCGAATACCCCCACGCGGCCGGCTCAAACAGATAGCTGCCCGATTTTTCCGTGATTTTCAGCGCCTCGCTGACCATGAAAAAGACAAGGGGCCAGTCATTCATCCGGTACCCGAGCTGGGCCATCTGGTGATAGGGCTCCCGAATCGTCGGGCATTCGGCAATCGCCCTGAACAGCCACAGGCGGGCCGCATTTTTATCTTCCTTTCCCTGATAACTGCTTGCGATAAAGCGCATGGCGGCGCACCGCTCCTCGTTCCAGAGAGCGGTGGGCATCTTCAGGTAATTGCTCAATGTTTCGATGCTTTTATCAAGCATTCCCTTATACATGTATTCCCGGCCAAGCCAGAAAGCGACCCGGTCGTCCTGAGGATTCTCCTTAGCGGACAGCTCAAGCAGGGGCAGGTACTGGCTTCTGGGTTTACTGGTATCCGGATAGTGGTTAAGCACCAGGCCGGGGATCCAAACCGTTCTGTCCGGATCCTCGCCGCTGTAGGCCAGAATCTCATGGACCGGATGCACCCAACGGAAGCCGTGCCGCCGGTGAATTTTCTCCATTGTGAACTGCTTGCCGTATGTCCCGTCGCTGTTGTGGCTCCAAGTAAACAGATACCTTGCGCGTGTATAGATGGGAAGCCAGGCGTTTTCCAGCTTCTCCCTCCATCCTGCTTCAAATACTTCATCCAGATCATTGGAAACGCAGATATCCACGTCCTCAGGGATATGGTCCATGGCCAGATTTCTCGCCGCGTCGAATCGCCAGGGGCTGATGGTTTCCACGTAGACGGCGGCCCCTCTTTCGCGGAGTTTTTCCACCGTTCTGTCCGTGGAACCCGTATCCGTTACAACCACCAGGTCCGCCTCGCTGACCGCGTCCATCCAGCGGTCGACGAATTTTTCCTCGTTTTTTGTAATGGCATAAACACAGATTTTATACCGGTTCAATTTCGCACCCTCTTCTCAGTAATTATGTAAATCGTTTGGTCCCCCTTTCGGAGAGGCCAAACGATCATAATATTATTTTTTTGTGAGATGCATTTAAGCGATGGTCACACCGGCACTGGCATAACCGGAAACGGTATTGGCGAGTGTAAGTCCTGCAGCGGTGATAGAGTAAACCATCAGCAGGCGCGTTTCCGCGGTAACCGGGATGCTCAGCCCTGTCACAACACCGCTGGATACGGTACCAAGGGAGATAGCACCCGTCAGAGGGGGGGCCAGAGTGACCAGCGTACCGGCAATCGGTGTGAACGTGTTGTCCGGTGTGGTCGATTCATACAACTGCGCGGTAATTGTCACCGTTGATCCTACCAAAGATAATGCCACCGTTGTACTAAAGAATGCTGCAACGGAAGTGATCGTGCCGTCACGCGGAACGGAAAACGCTTCGTTGACTGTGATACCCGGGCCACCCGTCAGATCGATTGATGCTCCAAGCACGGTTAATCCTTCAGCGGAACTTCCAAAGCCAATAAATGCGGGGGTTCCGGCTAAGCCGCCTGCAATAGATGTCAGAGTAACCGGTAACCCCGATGCAAAGGGGATAATCGCCGATCCGCCTGTTGGACCGGTGTCACCTGTCGGACCCGTCGGACCAGTATCTCCGGTTGCCCCTGTTGGACCGGTGTCTCCGGTTGCTCCCGTTGGGCCGGTGTCACCGGTTGCTCCCGTTGGACCGGTGTCTCCGGTTGCTCCTGTAGGGCCGGTGTCTCCGGTTGCTCCCGTCGGACCGGTATCCCCGGTTGTTCCTGTTGGACCGGTGTCACCTGTAGCCCCTGTTGGGCCGGTATCGCCGGTTGCTCCCGTTGGACCTGTGTCTCCGGTTGTTCCTGTTGAACCGGTGTCACCTGTAGCCCCTGTTGGGCCGGTATCGCCGGTTGCTCCCGTTGGACCTGTGTCACCTGTAGCCCCTGTAGGGCCTGTGGCTCCGGTTGGGCCTGTCGGGCCTGTGGCTCCGGTTGCTCCCGTTGGACCTGTGGCTCCGGTTGCTCCGGTTGGACCGGTATCTCCGGTTGCTCCTGTCGGACCTGTGGATCCGGTAGCCCCTGTTGGGCCGGTATCGCCGGTTGCTCCTGTCGGGCCTGTGGATCCGGTTGCCCCTGTTGGGCCGGTGGCTCCGGTTGCTCCCGTTGGACCGGTGGCTCCGGTTGTTCCCGTTGGGCCGGTGGCTCCGGCTTCCCCTGTCGGGCCTGTGTCCCCGGCTGTTCCTGTTGGGCCTGTGTCGCCGGTTGCCCCCGTTGGGCCTGTTGGACCTGTCGGACCTGTGGGACCGGTAGGAGTAACAATATCATCCTCAATTACGACGAGGGTCGCGGTTAACGGCACCATCGGTGAATAGAAAACCACCTGCGTGCTGGCATTTACCAACGACACTGTCACGGGCGCCTCAGTTACATCGATAATTCCCAGTCCTACGACTTCCCCCGTTTTCAGCGGTGAGTTGCCCTCCAGAAGATC
Proteins encoded in this region:
- a CDS encoding tetratricopeptide repeat-containing glycosyltransferase, which translates into the protein MKKYRICVYAICKNEEKFVDRWMDSMGEADVIVVTDTGSTDGTVEKLRERGAVVCTEEIKPWRFDVARNLSLGHVPEDADICVCTDLDEVFTKGWRDCVEKSWQPGTTMGKYLYNWSLKEDGTPDVQFSYFKIHDRHSYQWAYPVHECLKYVGAGPEKIIYITGMELNHYPDAAKSRGSYLPLLELAAKETPQDDRVAYYLGREYMYKGMWKECIAELKRHLALPSSVWKEERCASMRWIAKSCFRLSDLTEAFSWYCRAIAEAPYMREPYVECAQMAYQTSNWPMAYYMAAEALKIRQKSMVYVNMGYAWDYTPDDLCAIACYRLGMYGESLAHAKAALAFSPKDERLQNNLRLIELKANH
- a CDS encoding tetratricopeptide repeat-containing glycosyltransferase, yielding MNRYKICVYAITKNEEKFVDRWMDAVSEADLVVVTDTGSTDRTVEKLRERGAAVYVETISPWRFDAARNLAMDHIPEDVDICVSNDLDEVFEAGWREKLENAWLPIYTRARYLFTWSHNSDGTYGKQFTMEKIHRRHGFRWVHPVHEILAYSGEDPDRTVWIPGLVLNHYPDTSKPRSQYLPLLELSAKENPQDDRVAFWLGREYMYKGMLDKSIETLSNYLKMPTALWNEERCAAMRFIASSYQGKEDKNAARLWLFRAIAECPTIREPYHQMAQLGYRMNDWPLVFFMVSEALKITEKSGSYLFEPAAWGYSLYDLGAISAYRLGLYRLSCDYATRACELQPDDERLKKNLELIKLKLPDAQPDPKV
- a CDS encoding exosporium glycoprotein BclB-related protein, yielding MVPLTATLVVIEDDIVTPTGPTGPTGPTGPTGATGDTGPTGTAGDTGPTGEAGATGPTGTTGATGPTGATGATGPTGATGSTGPTGATGDTGPTGATGSTGPTGATGDTGPTGATGATGPTGATGATGPTGPTGATGPTGATGDTGPTGATGDTGPTGATGDTGSTGTTGDTGPTGATGDTGPTGATGDTGPTGTTGDTGPTGATGDTGPTGATGDTGPTGATGDTGPTGATGDTGPTGATGDTGPTGPTGDTGPTGGSAIIPFASGLPVTLTSIAGGLAGTPAFIGFGSSAEGLTVLGASIDLTGGPGITVNEAFSVPRDGTITSVAAFFSTTVALSLVGSTVTITAQLYESTTPDNTFTPIAGTLVTLAPPLTGAISLGTVSSGVVTGLSIPVTAETRLLMVYSITAAGLTLANTVSGYASAGVTIA